From the genome of Nasonia vitripennis strain AsymCx chromosome 1, Nvit_psr_1.1, whole genome shotgun sequence, one region includes:
- the LOC100114839 gene encoding tryptophan 2,3-dioxygenase: MACPVGNGTDDASQVGTCLTEGPGLLYGEYLRLDKILSAQRLLSSECDKEVHDEHLFIVTHQAYELWFKQIIYELDSVRALFSNDEKHHEKNAIHSNKNSHSSEAIDESRTLEILKRLNRIVLILKLLVDQVSILETMTPLDFMAFRDYLCPASGFQSLQFRLLENKLGVKQEHRVKYSQSYTRVFGRDPQAIEAIKRSEEEPSLSHLVQKWLARTPGLAKEDFDFWGKYKRAVEKMLEEQRDQAKTQKKEEFRKHLLSNVAAREAVFDSIFKESMHSALVSRGERRFSHAALQGAVMITLYRDEPRFSQPHQILTALMDIDSLITKWRYNHVLMVQRMIGSQQLGTGGSSGYQYLKTTLSDRYKVFVDLFNLSTFLIPRQLIPPLTKGMKTKLSMAWGYWGLEDEEDDTSSSAEKKNDKDNCQNGGRCENGKSHHNGKNNSSD; the protein is encoded by the exons ATGGCATGTCCAGTAGGAAATGGAAC AGACGACGCGAGCCAAGTCGGCACGTGTCTGACGGAAGGTCCTGGTCTTCTCTACGGCGAGTACTTGCGCCTCGACAAAATCCTCTCCGCTCAAAGGCTGCTCAGCAGCGAGTGCGACAAGGAGGTTCACGATGAGCATCTCTTCATCGTCACGCATCAAG CCTACGAGCTCTGGTTCAAGCAGATCATTTACGAGCTGGACTCGGTGCGGGCGTTGTTCAGCAACGACGAGAAGCACCACGAGAAGAATGCGATCCACAGCAACAAAAACTCGCACAGCTCCGAGGCAATCGACGAGTCCAGGACCCTCGAGATCCTCAAACGGCTGAACCGCATCGTCCTCATCCTCAAA CTCCTGGTGGACCAAGTCTCGATATTGGAAACGATGACGCCCCTTGACTTCATGGCGTTCCGCGACTACCTCTGCCCAGCCTCGGGCTTCCAGTCCCTGCAGTTCCGGCTCCTGGAGAACAAACTAGGCGTGAAACAGGAACACCGTGTCAAGTACAGCCAGAGCTACACGCGCGTCTTCGGTCGCGACCCTCAGGCCATTGAGGCGATCAAACGCAGCGAAGAGGAGCCCAGTCTCAGTCATCTGGTCCAGAAGTGGTTGGCAAGGACACCAGGATTGGCAAAAGAAGATTTCGATTTCTGGGGAAAGTACAAACGGGCCGTTGAGAAGATGCTCGAGGAGCAACGCGATCAGGCTAAG ACTCAGAAAAAGGAAGAGTTCCGCAAGCACCTCCTAAGTAACGTAGCGGCTCGCGAGGCCGTCTTCGACTCGATTTTTAAGGAGAGTATGCACAGTGCCCTGGTCTCAAGGGGCGAGCGGCGTTTTTCACATGCGGCTTTACAAGGCGCTGTAATGATAACGCTGTACCGCGATGAACCGCGATTCAGTCAGCCACATCAGATTCTCACTGCACTTATGGACATCGACTCGCTTATCACCAAATGGAGGT ATAATCACGTACTGATGGTCCAGAGAATGATTGGTTCTCAACAGCTTGGTACTGGCGGCTCTTCTGGTTACCAATACCTGAAGACTACTTTAAG CGACCGTTACAAAGTCTTCGTGGACCTGTTCAATCTATCAACCTTCTTGATACCTCGTCAACTGATTCCTCCGCTCACCAAAGGCATGAAGACAAAGCTGTCTATGGCTTGGGGTTACTGGGGTCTCGAGGATGAAGAAGACGACACTTCCTCTTCAGCGGAAAAGAAGAATGACAAAGATAATTGTCAAAACGGTGGCAGATGTGAAAATGGCAAAAGTCATCAtaatggaaaaaataattctagCGATTAA
- the LOC100114880 gene encoding cathepsin O, with amino-acid sequence MEWKTIALTIFLISLCFVAIPIKVEPDTSLEDAKLFEAYVQDYKKPYKNDPDEYERRFGRFQQSLRKIESLNRLRSSADSARYGLTDYSDMTEQEFLALNLRPDLSNRSEKHHQCHYHHNHSDNKRYERAVTVLPDKFDWRTKGAVTAVKSQGSCGACWAFSAVETAESMFAISNKTLRAFSVQEMIDCAGNSNFGCEGGDICSLLDWLLVSKTEILPEINYPLTRTTDACKLQKTATKIQEGIRISDFTCDNYVGAEDKLLKVLATKGPVAAAVNALSWQNYLGGVIQFHCDGSFKSLNHAVQIVGYDKTATTPYYIVRNSWGPSFGDKGYLYIAIGSNLCGIANQVSSVDVVY; translated from the exons ATGGAGTGGAAGACGATTGCGctgacaatttttctaataagttTGTGTTTTGTGGCGATTCCTATAAAAGTAGAACCGGACACGAGCCTCGAAGATGCGAAATTATTCGAGGCGTATGTGCAAGATTACAAGAAGCCGTATAAAAATGATCCCGACGAGTACGAGAGGAGATTCGGGAGATTTCAA CAATCTCTTCGCAAAATTGAAAGTCTAAACAGGCTGAGAAGTTCAGCAGATAGTGCTCGCTATGGCTTGACAGATTACTCAGATATGACAGAGCAGGAGTTTCTTGCACTGAATCTTCGCCCAGACCTTTCCAATCGTAGTGAAAAACATCATCAGTGCCATTATCATCACAACCATTCAGATAATAAGCGATATGAAAGAGCAGTAACAGTATTGCCTGACAAATTTGACTGGAGGACAAAGGGAGCTGTGACAGCAGTGAAGAGTCAAGGATCCTGTGGAGCCTGTTGGGCCTTTAGTGCTGTTGAAACAGCAGAGTCAATGTTTGCCATATCCAATAAAACTTTACGGGCATTTAGTGTGCAAGAG ATGATTGATTGTGCGGGAAATAGTAATTTTGGTTGTGAAGGTGGAGATATTTGTAGTTTATTAGATTGGCTACTAGTTTCAAAAACCGAAATCTTGCCAGAGATAAACTATCCTCTGACCAGAACCACTGATGCTTGCAAATTACAAAA GACAGCTACCAAGATACAAGAGGGCATTCGTATATCAGACTTCACTTGTGATAA TTATGTCGGTGCCGAAGATAAGCTGTTAAAAGTACTTGCAACAAAAGGaccagtagcagcagcagtgaaCGCACTTTCGTGGCAGAATTATCTCGGTGGCGTAATTCAATTCCATTGCGACGGATCGTTCAAGAGTTTAAATCATGCTGTGCAAATCGTAGGATACGACAAAACGGCCACTACTCCTTATTACATTGTTAGAAATTCCTGGGGTCCATCGTTTGGAGACAAAGGCTACTTATATATAGCGATTGGCAGTAATCTGTGTG GTATAGCAAATCAAGTATCTTCGGTCGACGTAGTTTATTGA
- the LOC100114225 gene encoding 40S ribosomal protein S3 — MANTTISKKRKFVGDGVFKAELNEFLTRELAEDGYSGVEVRVTPQRTEIILMATHTQSVLGEKGRRIRELTSVVQKRFNFKDHSVELYAEKVATRGLCAIAQAESLRYKLIGGLAVRRACYGVLRFIMESGAKGCEVVVSGKLRGQRAKSMKFVDGLMIHSGEPTNDYVNTATRHVLLRQGVLGIKVKIMLPWDPNGKNGPKKPLPDNVIVQEPKEETLYSAPASEAKVVKDLPAPPPVNVA; from the exons ATGGCTAATACGACGATCTCGAAGAAGCGGAAG TTCGTTGGAGACGGAGTCTTCAAGGCTGAGCTCAACGAGTTCCTGACTCGTGAACTGGCCGAAGATGGCTACTCTGGTGTGGAGGTTCGTGTCACACCACAAAGAACAGAAATCATCCTTATGGCCACTCACACCCAGAGTGTCCTGGGGGAGAAGGGAAGGAGAATCAGGGAGTTGACCTCTGTTGTACAGAAACGTTTCAACTTCAAAGATCACAGTGTGGAGTTGTATGCTGAGAAAGTAGCCACCCGAGGACTCTGTGCCATCGCTCAGGCTGAGTCCCTCAGATACAAATTAATTGGAGGACTTGCTGTCCGTAG GGCATGCTATGGTGTATTGAGGTTCATCATGGAATCTGGAGCTAAGGGTTGTGAGGTCGTTGTCAGTGGCAAGCTCCGTGGTCAGAGAGCAAAGTCCATGAAGTTCGTCGATGGACTCATGATCCACTCTGGTGAACCCACCAATGACTACGTAAACACTGCTACCCGTCACGTTCTCCTTAGGCAAG GAGTGTTGGGTATCAAGGTCAAGATTATGTTGCCATGGGATCCCAATGGCAAGAATGGACCCAAGAAGCCTCTTCCTGACAACGTCATTGTTCAGGAACCCAAAGAAGAGACTTTGTACTCTGCCCCAGCATCCGAAGCTAAGGTTGTTAAGGACTTACCAGCACCACCACCGGTCAATGTGGCATAA
- the LOC100114265 gene encoding Krueppel homolog 2, with protein MADTATSGTESTSTPIEKGWPALKQQIIQDKIKVAQWAIRLVTILFTFAYLLPIFGSPYDAYYKVLLSCTATNILRLHQRLPRISFTREFLTTLFLEDSFHYLFYTSIFQYTSPVTLVIVPVFLFALLHSASYSLTLLDCLGQNSWWGARLLISIVEFQSRNILKLCALCEILVMPLTVLLIFTGRAGLLTPIVYYQFLQLRLASRRNPFTRNVFIEITNTFSTIAMKPSVPEILRRIIGSLVELMRRLTPVHQ; from the exons ATGGCAGATACTGCAACTTCGGGTACTGAAAGTACTTCTACACCGATTGAAAAAGGATGGCCAGCATTGAAACAGCAAATTATTcaagataaaattaaagtagcACAATGGGCAATACGTCTTGTAACCATTCTGTTCACTTTTGCATATTTACTTCCAATATTTGG AAGCCCATACGATGCCTACTACAAAGTATTACTTAGTTGTACAGCAACAAACATTCTGCGCCTTCATCAACGGTTACCACGAATTTCATTCACTAGGGAATTTTTGACAACTCTATTCCTTGAAGACTCATTTCATTATCTATTTTACACATCAATTTTCCAGTATACTTCACCTGTTACAC TGGTCATTGTTCCAGTATTCCTCTTTGCCTTGCTGCATTCAGCAAGCTATTCTTTGACGCTTCTTGAT TGTTTGGGACAAAACAGTTGGTGGGGAGCTCGTTTATTGATTTCAATAGTTGAGTTCCAGTCtcgcaatattttaaaactctGTGCACTTTGTGAAATTCTTGTTATGCCCTTGACTGTATTACTTATTTTCAC TGGAAGAGCTGGGCTTCTCACTCCTATTGTATATTACCAATTCTTGCAACTGCGCTTGGCTTCTAGGAGAAACCCCTTTACACGCAACGTTTTCATCGAAATCACCAATACCTTTAGCACAATTGCTATGAAACCAAGTGTGCCTGAAATTCTGCGTAGAATAATCGGGAGTCTTGTCGAACTTATGCGCCGATTAACTCCTGTTCATCAGTAA
- the LOC100114921 gene encoding dehydrogenase/reductase SDR family member on chromosome X, which yields MLRSSCSATKSNESAARLRIDDLYLSFPKKRIRKDAGMLLFILGSTLAVLVGALALVNKKLLKIAMDSLQLHLKYNVVAVKDMFWDNVHAGSNKTELPKMPGRVAIVTGGSRGIGTEVVRMLLQSDVEVVIACRRTSAGEKAVESIRKCGVTSGKANVMELDNSSLDSVRKFVEEFKNNYQKLDILVNNAGIMFTPYGETKDGFEEQYGVNYLSHFLLTVLLIPLLKNAGTADCFARVVNVSSCAHLLGDINFEDVNHKGYFVTGAAYAQSKLAQLLFTKRLTRLFEKKKVHVVANAVHPGIVNTELFDHSYMKYFKLFRQLLFKSPTQGATPIVFAAVSPKIEGKSGMYIANCLDSPVNPLANDEALQDRLFEISLKQVKLQNVIV from the exons ATGCTGCGGAGCTCATGCAGCGCGACCAAGTCGAATGAGTCCGCGGCTCGTCTCCGCATCGACGACTTATACCTTTCATTTCCCAAGAAGAGGATCCGGAAGGACGCAGGCATGTTGCTCTTCATTCTCGGCTCGACCCTCGCCGTCCTCGtcggcgcgctcgcgctcgtcaACAAGAAACTCTTGAAAATCGCCATGGACTCCCTTCAGCTGCATTTGAAGTACAACGTCGTGGCTGTCAAGGACATGTTCTGGGATAACGTTCACGCTGGGAGCAATAAGACAG agTTGCCCAAAATGCCCGGAAGGGTGGCAATCGTCACTGGTGGTTCTCGAGGAATCGGTACCGAAGTCGTTCGAATGCTATTGCAGAGCGACGTGGAAGTAGTGATTG CGTGTCGAAGAACTTCAGCAGGCGAAAAGGCCGTGGAATCGATAAGAAAGTGCGGCGTAACGAGCGGAAAGGCAAACGTCATGGAACTCGACAACTCGAGCCTCGATTCGGTTAGAAAATTCGTCGAGGAGTTCAAGAATAATTACCAGAAACTCGATATTCTCGTCAACAATGCTGGCATTATGTTTACGCCCTACGGCGAGACGAAAGACGGTTTCGAGGAACAGTACGGCGTTAActatctctctcactttctGCTGACGGTGTTATTGATTCCTCTACTGAAAAATGCCGGAACTGCTGATTGTTTCGCCCGAGTCGTCAACGTGTCCTCCTGCGCGCATCTACTCGGAGACATAAACTTTGAAGATGTCAATCACAA AGGATATTTCGTGACAGGCGCGGCTTACGCACAGAGTAAACTTGCTCAACTGCTGTTTACCAAAAGGCTAACGAGGCTTttcgagaaaaagaaagttcACGTCGTTGCCAACGCCGTTCATCCTGGCATAGTCAATACCGAGCTCTTTGATCACTCTTACATGAAGTATTTCAAACTGTTCAGGCAACTTCTCTTCAAG AGTCCGACGCAAGGCGCCACACCGATAGTATTTGCAGCGGTGAGTCCAAAGATCGAGGGAAAATCGGGGATGTATATCGCCAATTGCCTAGATTCACCGGTAAATCCATTAGCGAACGACGAAGCGCTCCAAGACAGACTTTTCGAGATTTCACTCAAGCAAGTCAAGCTACAAAACGTCATTGTATAG
- the LOC100117423 gene encoding dehydrogenase/reductase SDR family member on chromosome X-like codes for MSGRVAIVTGGARGMGAEIVRILLECDMDVIVACRNKAAGEKTVAKIREAGVLTGKARVMKLDNSSLDSVRNFVEEFKNNYYKVDVLINNAGVMFVPYKESDDGFEQQYIVNYLSHFLLTSLLVPFLKKAGSSDLCSRIVNVSSCAHLLGKINFNDINNKEDFFDTEAAYMQSKLAQVLSTKWYARFFEKECLNIKVHAVHPGIVNTDLFFHDQTYLKYYNYLRNVLLKSPAEGAKSIVYAAISPRVEGKNGLYLSNCLEAPVHPTANDQSLQDRLLEYSLKQVRLDGIST; via the exons ATGTCCGGAAGAGTGGCAATAGTCACGGGCGGTGCTCGAGGCATGGGCGCCGAAATCGTCCGAATACTGCTAGAATGTGACATGGACGTCATAGTTG catGTCGAAACAAAGCAGCAGGTGAAAAAACTGTGGCTAAAATCAGAGAGGCTGGTGTTCTAACTGGAAAAGCAAGAGTAATGAAGTTAGACAACTCAAGTTTAGACTCAGTCAGAAATTTCGTAGAAGAGTTCAAGAACAATTATTATAAAGTGGATGTTCTAATCAATAATG cTGGAGTAATGTTTGTTCCGTACAAAGAAAGCGACGATGGTTTCGAACAACAATACATAGTCAACTATCTGTCTCACTTTCTTTTGACTTCGCTGCTCGTGCCATTTCTGAAAAAGGCCGGAAGTTCCGATCTTTGTTCACGAATCGTCAACGTTTCTTCTTGTGCGCATCTATtgggaaaaattaattttaacgacattaataataaaga GGACTTTTTCGACACTGAAGCAGCTTACATGCAAAGTAAACTAGCTCAAGTTCTCTCCACAAAGTGGTACGCCAGATTCTTCGAGAAAGAATGCCTCAACATCAAAGTCCACGCGGTTCACCCTGGTATTGTCAATACCGACCTCTTCTTTCACGATCAAACATATctcaaatattataattatttgagaAATGTTCTTCTGAAG tCTCCGGCAGAAGGAGCCAAATCAATAGTTTACGCGGCCATCAGCCCTCGGGTAGAGGGAAAGAATGGACTGTATCTTAGCAATTGCCTCGAGGCTCCAGTTCACCCCACGGCTAATGATCAATCACTTCAAGATAGGCTTCTCGAGTACTCTCTCAAGCAAGTTCGGCTAGACGGTATTAGTACATAA
- the LOC100677958 gene encoding ras-related protein Rab-30, translated as MEDYKFLFKVVLVGNAGVGKTCLVRRFTQGLFPPGQGATIGVDFMIKTVEVENEKVKLQIWDTAGQERFRSITQSYYRSAHALILVYDISCQPTFDCLPDWLREIEEYASNKVLRILVGNKIDREDREIPTHVGEDFAQRHGMYFLETSAKEAENVERLFMEIAAELMEQARCKELPRYEQNATSINGKTTTIGDSSNCGCSRLS; from the exons ATGGAGGACTACAAATTTCTTTTCAAAGTTGTACTCGTCGGCAACGCCGGCGTTGGCAAGACCTGCCTCGTACGCAGGTTCACGCAG GGTCTGTTCCCACCAGGTCAAGGAGCAACAATTGGTGTAGattttatgataaaaactGTTGAAGTTGAGAATGAGAAAGTTAAG TTGCAAATTTGGGATACTGCAGGTCAAGAGAGATTTCGGTCTATAACTCAAAGTTACTATCGTTCTGCTCATGCGTTAATACTTGTGTATGATATCTCATGCCAACCAACCTTTGACTGCTTGCCAGATTGGCTTAGGGAAATTGAGGAGTACGCGAGTAATAAAGTTTTGAGGATACTAGTGGGGAATAAAATAGACAGAGAAGACAGAGAAATTCCTACTCATGTTGGAGAAGATTTTGCACAGCGGCATGGCATGTACTTTTTAGAAACATCAGCAAAAGAAGCTGAGAATGTTGAGAGATTGTTTATGGAGATCGCAGCTGAATTAATGGAg CAAGCACGATGCAAAGAATTGCCTAGATATGAGCAGAATGCAACATCTATAAACGGCAAAACTACGACCATAGGTGATTCTAGCAATTGCGGCTGCAGTCGACTATCCTAA